The DNA sequence GGCCACGGGCATCTGCAGCCCCCTCACCACCACCTCCAGCACCGGATGGCTTATGGGGGTAGAGGTGATGGTGGGCATGGGTTCAGATTCCGGGCCCCCGTCGCCGCAGGCGCTCCAGGCCATTAGCAGGGCCAGGGCCCAGGTTGCCCTCCTTAGGAGGCCCATGGCTTCCCGTGGTGCCCACGCACCAGACGCCAGTTGACAGCAGCCATGGCCATCATCACGGCGGCGATGAGCCCCAGGACGAGCACGATGCCAGGAGGGCCGGCGAGGGCATCCAGGAGGTCAGTGAGGGCACCCATGAATATCACAGGTGCCAGCGAGAGGGACTGGGCCACCATCGCCTGGGTGGTGAATATGCGCCCTCGCATATGGCTGGGGGCCCGCTCATGCAGCACCGTCTGGGCGGGGGCGTTGAGGAAAGCATAGCTTAGGCCCAGAGGGCCAGCGAAGACCATGGTAAGGGACTGGAGAAGGGAGAGGCCCAACAACTTCTCGGGGTTCAAGGGCCCTGAAGCCCGACGCATAAAGGCCGCCAAGGGCTCCACCATGGCCAGCAGGACTAGGCAAAGGGCAATGCCTACCATCCCGGCAGGGACCAGCCTCTCCTTGCCGAACCGCCTGGCTGCCCAGGGCAGCACCCGTAGCCCTACTAGAGCTCCCACCCCTGTGGGGGCGAAGACGAAGGCGGCGTTACTGGGAGAGATGTGCAGCACGTCCTTCATGTACCTGGGCATAAGCGTCACGAAAAGCAGGACAAGGGCGTTGCCCACCGTTAGCTGCGCCAAGGCCACGGCCGATGGTCGGTCGCGGGCCAGAAGACCCAGAGCTTGCCTGAGCTCCCCAGGGATGGCCCTCAGGCGACCGTTTCCTCCCCCACCGCCCAGGCGCATCAGGGGCGAGAACCAAAAAGCGGAGGCGGCGAACATGCCGCTGCCCACCAAGAACATGGCCTCCCTCCCCACCGAGCCTCCCAGCTTTAGAACGGTGGGAGCCAAAAAGACCAGCCCCACCAGCTGGGAGCCAATGATGGTGAAGTTGTAGAGGCTGTTGGCGCTTACTAGCTGCTCCTTAGTGACCACCGATGGTATAAGGGCCATGACAGCGGGATTGAATAGCAGGTTGCCAGTGGAGAAGAAGAGGGCCAGCGGGTATAAAGCCCATACGTGGCGGTAACCCAAAGCCAGCAGAACGCAGGTCACGGCCCTCAACACGTTGGCGGCCAACACCACCTTCCCCTTGGCCCAGCGGTCCATCAGCGCGGCCACCAAGGGGCCCAAGACCAAGGTGGGCATGACCAGAGTGATGATGAGCAAGCTGGTCTGGGTGCTGGAGCCCGTGGCCTCTAGCACTACGATGAGCATAGTGAAGAGCAGAGCGTTGTAGGCTGTGTGCGCTAGGCCGGAGCCTACCCATAGGGCCAGGAAGCGGCGGTCCCTGAGCAAGGGTGGAGCCCGCCCCACGGGTACTACGGTGGCGCCATCAAAACTCATGACCCCCGCTGCTCTCCTTGGGGCTGCGCGCCAACACGCGGCGCAAGCGGCGCTCTAGTTGGCTAGGGCTCAAAAGGATACGGCGCCCACACCCCAGGCAGCGCAGCCCGATGTCTGCACCAGTGCGCACCACCTCCCAGCGGTCGCTCCCGCAAGGGTGGGGCTTGCGCAGCTGCACGACGTCACCCACCTCCAGCATGGCCTTGGGTGCTGCTGGCCTTCTGTCTCGCCCTCTCGATCTCGTCCCGCAAGGCCTGGGCGCGACGGCGAACGGCCTGGGGTTCCAGGGGACGGCCCTCAGCATACAGCACGCGGCGGGCGGCCACCACTATGAGCCCTCCCCCCTCCCTATCCAGGCCAGCCGCCACCGCCGCCTCCAGGTCACCACCCTGGGGCCCCACCCCTGGGACGAGAAGGGGCATATCGGGACACAGGCGGCGCACTGCTGCGATGTCGTCGGGGGCGGTGGCGCCCACCACCAGCCCAGCGTTGCCCCTGTCTAGGGCCCGCACCATATCGGCCACCACCAGGAAGAAGGGGCGGCCGTCGGCCGTAGGGAGGGCCTGCAGATGCCCAGCACCAGGGTTGGACCCCCGACACCATACGAAGACCCCCTTGTCCTGGTACTCCAGGAAGGGCTCGAGGGCATCGGGGCCCCCATAGGGGTTGACGGTGATGGCGTCGAAGCCGTAGACCTCCAATAGGGCACGGGCATATAGGCGTGCCACATGGGGCACGTCCCCCCGCTTGGCATCGGCGATGACGGGGACCGATGGCGGCACGGGGGCGATGGCCTCTAGCAGCACGTTCATGCCGCCCGGCCCCAGCACCTCGAAGAAGGCGAGGTTCACCTTGTAGCAGCAGACTATGTCACAGGTGGCCTCGATAACGGCTTGTAGAAAGGAAGGTATATGGCGCCCTTCCAGCATCTGGGGATCGGGGTCCAGACCGATGCATAGGAGGCTGCCGTGGCGCCTCTGGGCCTCCCGCAGACGGTCACGAAAGGACATGCTCATCCCTCCCCCGTCGTGAGGCGATGATAGTTTTAGGTGGGGCCATGGGTCAAGGTAAGCAGTGGCAGGTGGCGTTGTTGCCAGGGGCTCTAGACATCAGGGGGAAGGTGTGCGTAGCCATCGACGTCCTACGGGCTTCTTCCACGGTAGTGACGGCCCTGGCCCTGGGGGCCCAAGAGGTGGTGCCTGCGGCATCCCTGAGGCGGGCTCGCTCCTTGGCCCGCCGCTCGGGCTACCTCCTTTGTGGGGAGAGAGGGGGTCTGCCACCGCCGCGCTTTCACCTGGGCAACTCGCCAGCTCAGCTGCGGCCAGAGGTGGTGGGAGGCAAGGGCCTGGTCCTCACTACTAGCAACGGTACCCGCCTTCTGGCCTCCCTGGCGGAGGCCAAGGGCGTCCTCGTGGGGTGTCTCCTCAACCGGGAAGCGGTGGCCCGTGCCGCCCTGGCCGTGGATGGCCCTGTGGCCCTAGTCTGTGCTGGCGAGGGAGGGGGGAGACGCTTGGCCCTTGAGGACGTGATAGGAGCAGGGGCCATCCTGGACGCTGCCCTTTCCCTAGAGCCCAGCTTGATACTAGACGATAGTGCGCGGTTGGCCCGCTGGGCCTTCCTGGCCTGCCGGGACGACCTAGCGGGGGCCCTGGCGAACACCCAACACGGCCTCTACCTCTTATCATTGGGCTTGCGGGACGATGTAAACTTCTGTGCCCGCCTGGATGTGTGGGATGTGGTCCCCAGAATGGAGGCTCGGGGCCCCAACATAGCTGTCCTTCGTCCTTGACGCCTCCTCTGCCCTGTCCTAGGCTTTGGGTGAGATGCGAGCTGAGATCATCTCCGTAGGGACGGAGCTCCTGCTGGGGGAAATCCAGGACACCAACTCCCACTTTCTCGCCTCACGCCTGCCGGCTATGGGCATTGACCTCTACTACATCACCGTGGTGGGGGACAACCTGGAGCGGCTGAAGGAGGTCATCGGCCGCGCCTACGGACGCTCCGACCTGGTCCTCATCACTGGTGGCCTAGGCCCCACGGATGACGATGTGACGCGGGAGGCCATCGCGGCGGTGTTGGGGGAGGAGCCCCAGGTGGATGCGGCCCTGGCCCAGCAGCTGCGCCAGTTCTTCGCCTCCCGTGGCATCTCCTTCCCCGAGAGGAACTTGAAGCAGGCGTGGCTCATCCCTTCCGCCGTGCCCATACCCAACCCTTGGGGTACGGCCCCCGGCTGGTGGGTGGAGAAGGAGGGCCGCATCATCGTCGCCATGCCTGGCCCCCCGGCGGAGATGACGCGCATGTGGGAGGAGGAGGTGGCCCCTAGGCTCCGCCAGCGCGGGCGCGGTGAAGTGCTCGTATCCCGCACCTTGAAGACCTTAGGCCTGGGGGAGGGGCATGTGGACGAGCTTCTGGGGGAGCTGACCCGTTCCCGCAACCCCACGGTGGCTGTCTATGCCCGGGCTGACGGGATACACGTAAGGCTGGCGGCCAAGGCCTCTGGGGTGGAGGAAGCGCAGTCGCTTATCGCCCCGTTGGAGGAGGAAGTGCGGCGTCGCTTAGGCCCTTACATCTGGGGCGTGGACGACGAGGCCCTGGAGGCGGTGGTGGGGCGCCTCCTCCGCGAGAAGGGCCTGACCCTGGCTGTCATGGAGTCCTTCACTGGCGGCCTTCTGGCGGACACCATCACCAACGTGCCGGGTTCGTCGGCCTACTTCTTAGCGGGTTACGTGGCCTATCAGCCGGAGGCCAAGGCTGCCCTGGGGGTGGACATGGAGCTCATCCGCCGACATGGTGTGGTGAGCGAGGAGGTGGCGGTGGCCATGGCCCGAGCGGCCCGCGAGAGGGCAGGGGCCCACATCGGCGTGGGCACCACAGGGGTGGCCGGCCCCGATGCCCTGGAGGGGAAGCCGCCAGGCACATCACATATCGCTGTGGACTATTTGGGCCAGGTGCGCACCACCAGCTACCACCTGTACCAGGGGCGGCTGGCCACCAAACGCCGCGGGGTGACGGCGGCCCTAGGGCTCTTGTGGAGAGCTCTGCAAGAGGTGAGCTAAGGGCTTTAGCCCCCATAGAACCACCCGGTGTCCCACATCTCCAAGGGGCGCACCTGTGGGGACCGCAGACCCACCGAGACCACCTCCCCTACGAATACTGTGTGGTCTCCCCTCTTGACGGCATCCGTCACCCGGGCCTCGAACCAGGCGGGCAAGTCCAAAAGGAGGGGAGCGCCCGTGGCTGGCCCCGGCTCGAAGGGATAGCCATTGATGCGTCCGGCCTCCACCTGGCTGGGACGGAAGAAGGCCTGGGCCACGTCCTTTTGGTGGGATCCTAGGACATTAACGGCGAAGGCGCCGGCCTCCTCGATCAGCGGGTGGAGCTGGCTAGTGGTCTTGATGGCCACCACCACCAGCGGTGGCTGAAAGGAGGCCTGGGTGAGCCAATTAACGGTGTCGGCAGCCGCCCTCCCCCCATGGGCGGCGGTGACCACGTATAGGCCGTAGGTGAGGAGGCGTAACACCTGTTTGCGCACATCTGGGTCCATGGCTACCCTCCTGGGAAGGTGGATTGCATGCCTCATTATAAGGGGAACAAGGGTTAAGGCGGGGCGTTGACGCCGCCTTTATGGTGCCCTACCATGGGTTCTGGTGCCGTGGAGCTGGCCATATCCCGACGCAGGCCCCAGCTAAGGCGGTGGGTGCGTCAAGTACAGGCCCACCATGCTCAGTCACGCCGGGCCATGGGGAAAGAGCCCCCCGATTTCTGGCAGCCTTGGGTCTCCTTCTTCCGCCAAGACCCCTTCCGCACCGATGACCCGGCCCTCAACGCTATCCTGCGGCGAGTGGAACCCCAGGACACCGTCCTCGATGTAGGAGGGGGGGCGGGGCGCTTCGCCCTTCCCCTAGCGTTGCGTTGCCAATACGTAACAGTGGTAGAGCCCTCCCGCAGTATGGTGGACGCCCTCCAGGAGGGGGAGCAAGAGGCTGGCATCGACAACATCCGCGTGGTGGTGAGCACCTGGGAGGAGGCCTGCGTGGAGCCCCACGATGTGGTCCTGTGCTCCCACGTTCTTTACGGCATTGAGCGGGTGGACCTCTTTGTGGAGAAGCTGATGCAGCATACACGTCGCCTTCTCCTTATCTTGATGTTCATGGAGGCGCCCATAAGCGCCTTCAGCCGCGCTTGGGCCCTGGTGCGGGGGGAGAGGCGCATCGATTTGCCTGGCCTCCGTCTCCTCCTTCCTGTCTTGTGGGAGATGGGACTCTACCCGGACCTGGAGATGGTGCAGCCTATGCGCAGGCGCCCCTTTGCTGACCGCCAACAGGCTCTCGAGGAGCTACGGCGCCGCCTTTACATCCTCCCTGGGAGCGCAGAGGACGCTCGGCTGCAGCGGCTCCTCCCCAAGCTCCTGGAGGAGGGGGAAGGGGGCCTATACCTGCGGGGTGCCCCCACTAATTGGGAAGGGCTCCTGGTGTGGAGGAGATAAAGGGGGCACCCTACGGTGCCCTCTCCCGGGTGCGGGCCTGAGCCCCTACCTCACCGCTCAGTGCTGATGGGCTTATCTAGCAGCCACTTG is a window from the Dehalococcoidia bacterium genome containing:
- a CDS encoding MFS transporter, with protein sequence MSFDGATVVPVGRAPPLLRDRRFLALWVGSGLAHTAYNALLFTMLIVVLEATGSSTQTSLLIITLVMPTLVLGPLVAALMDRWAKGKVVLAANVLRAVTCVLLALGYRHVWALYPLALFFSTGNLLFNPAVMALIPSVVTKEQLVSANSLYNFTIIGSQLVGLVFLAPTVLKLGGSVGREAMFLVGSGMFAASAFWFSPLMRLGGGGGNGRLRAIPGELRQALGLLARDRPSAVALAQLTVGNALVLLFVTLMPRYMKDVLHISPSNAAFVFAPTGVGALVGLRVLPWAARRFGKERLVPAGMVGIALCLVLLAMVEPLAAFMRRASGPLNPEKLLGLSLLQSLTMVFAGPLGLSYAFLNAPAQTVLHERAPSHMRGRIFTTQAMVAQSLSLAPVIFMGALTDLLDALAGPPGIVLVLGLIAAVMMAMAAVNWRLVRGHHGKPWAS
- a CDS encoding DUF951 domain-containing protein, which codes for MQLRKPHPCGSDRWEVVRTGADIGLRCLGCGRRILLSPSQLERRLRRVLARSPKESSGGHEF
- the pyrF gene encoding orotidine-5'-phosphate decarboxylase, encoding MSFRDRLREAQRRHGSLLCIGLDPDPQMLEGRHIPSFLQAVIEATCDIVCCYKVNLAFFEVLGPGGMNVLLEAIAPVPPSVPVIADAKRGDVPHVARLYARALLEVYGFDAITVNPYGGPDALEPFLEYQDKGVFVWCRGSNPGAGHLQALPTADGRPFFLVVADMVRALDRGNAGLVVGATAPDDIAAVRRLCPDMPLLVPGVGPQGGDLEAAVAAGLDREGGGLIVVAARRVLYAEGRPLEPQAVRRRAQALRDEIERARQKASSTQGHAGGG
- a CDS encoding 2-phosphosulfolactate phosphatase — translated: MGQGKQWQVALLPGALDIRGKVCVAIDVLRASSTVVTALALGAQEVVPAASLRRARSLARRSGYLLCGERGGLPPPRFHLGNSPAQLRPEVVGGKGLVLTTSNGTRLLASLAEAKGVLVGCLLNREAVARAALAVDGPVALVCAGEGGGRRLALEDVIGAGAILDAALSLEPSLILDDSARLARWAFLACRDDLAGALANTQHGLYLLSLGLRDDVNFCARLDVWDVVPRMEARGPNIAVLRP
- a CDS encoding competence/damage-inducible protein A, yielding MRAEIISVGTELLLGEIQDTNSHFLASRLPAMGIDLYYITVVGDNLERLKEVIGRAYGRSDLVLITGGLGPTDDDVTREAIAAVLGEEPQVDAALAQQLRQFFASRGISFPERNLKQAWLIPSAVPIPNPWGTAPGWWVEKEGRIIVAMPGPPAEMTRMWEEEVAPRLRQRGRGEVLVSRTLKTLGLGEGHVDELLGELTRSRNPTVAVYARADGIHVRLAAKASGVEEAQSLIAPLEEEVRRRLGPYIWGVDDEALEAVVGRLLREKGLTLAVMESFTGGLLADTITNVPGSSAYFLAGYVAYQPEAKAALGVDMELIRRHGVVSEEVAVAMARAARERAGAHIGVGTTGVAGPDALEGKPPGTSHIAVDYLGQVRTTSYHLYQGRLATKRRGVTAALGLLWRALQEVS
- a CDS encoding flavin reductase family protein; the encoded protein is MDPDVRKQVLRLLTYGLYVVTAAHGGRAAADTVNWLTQASFQPPLVVVAIKTTSQLHPLIEEAGAFAVNVLGSHQKDVAQAFFRPSQVEAGRINGYPFEPGPATGAPLLLDLPAWFEARVTDAVKRGDHTVFVGEVVSVGLRSPQVRPLEMWDTGWFYGG
- a CDS encoding class I SAM-dependent methyltransferase, with amino-acid sequence MGSGAVELAISRRRPQLRRWVRQVQAHHAQSRRAMGKEPPDFWQPWVSFFRQDPFRTDDPALNAILRRVEPQDTVLDVGGGAGRFALPLALRCQYVTVVEPSRSMVDALQEGEQEAGIDNIRVVVSTWEEACVEPHDVVLCSHVLYGIERVDLFVEKLMQHTRRLLLILMFMEAPISAFSRAWALVRGERRIDLPGLRLLLPVLWEMGLYPDLEMVQPMRRRPFADRQQALEELRRRLYILPGSAEDARLQRLLPKLLEEGEGGLYLRGAPTNWEGLLVWRR